The following coding sequences are from one Sphingobium sp. RAC03 window:
- a CDS encoding response regulator, translating into MISILYVDDDDDIREIADIALSLDPELEVRLCASGKDAVAIAAAWQPALILLDFMMPGMDGPATLHALRNQAETRNIPIVFITARSSQRDIATLLALGAAGVLAKPFDPMTLAAEARQFL; encoded by the coding sequence ATGATATCCATCCTCTATGTCGATGATGACGACGATATTCGCGAGATTGCCGACATCGCGCTGAGCCTGGACCCCGAGCTGGAGGTGCGCCTATGCGCATCAGGCAAAGATGCGGTCGCGATTGCAGCAGCATGGCAACCGGCGCTCATCCTGCTGGACTTCATGATGCCGGGTATGGATGGCCCAGCGACATTGCACGCTTTACGGAACCAGGCCGAGACACGCAATATTCCGATCGTCTTTATCACCGCGCGCAGTTCCCAGCGTGACATTGCCACCCTTTTGGCGCTGGGTGCGGCGGGCGTACTGGCAAAGCCATTCGACCCGATGACGCTGGCAGCCGAAGCGCGGCAATTCCTGTGA
- a CDS encoding Hpt domain-containing protein, giving the protein MDDRVAHLRARFIARCRAELAMIEANEILDQDLQHMAHRAAGMAGTVGLKELGIAAAHLEDALRQGDQIAAARLAFLGVLRTITSDKT; this is encoded by the coding sequence ATGGATGATCGCGTGGCGCATCTGCGCGCGCGCTTCATCGCGCGATGCCGCGCCGAACTGGCAATGATCGAGGCAAACGAGATCTTGGATCAGGATCTGCAGCATATGGCGCATCGCGCCGCCGGAATGGCAGGAACGGTCGGCCTGAAAGAATTGGGCATAGCCGCCGCCCATCTGGAAGACGCGCTGCGGCAGGGCGATCAGATAGCCGCCGCGCGCCTCGCCTTCCTGGGTGTGTTAAGGACGATCACCAGTGACAAGACATAA
- a CDS encoding energy transducer TonB gives MAQAAHPFRIGGPAAASLLVNGLLIAALLNLGMGHVSRRSESPALTVLSLAQLKGVEQGEEDAETATPSTPAAVQPPTTKQPPALQPPAVTTITPPVMTVPSRLSLSMPMPVAAPAANSSAAPSPPALQTTTAATSAAPLPRRGAADGLDVKAPPGTSRSYAAKVRSWLYAHKIYPRRARMRREEGRVQVRFVLDRTGMLLEGAIVQGSGNTVLDDEAEAMLRRASPYPGAPAELPGERIEFTAPIIFTLPA, from the coding sequence ATGGCACAGGCAGCGCATCCTTTCCGCATCGGCGGGCCGGCGGCGGCGTCGTTGCTGGTCAACGGGCTGTTGATCGCAGCGCTGCTTAACCTTGGCATGGGGCATGTCAGCCGCCGGAGCGAATCTCCGGCGCTGACGGTCCTGTCGCTCGCCCAACTCAAGGGCGTGGAGCAGGGCGAGGAAGACGCGGAAACAGCGACGCCCAGCACGCCTGCCGCTGTTCAGCCCCCCACGACCAAACAACCGCCCGCACTGCAACCGCCCGCGGTGACCACTATCACGCCTCCGGTCATGACGGTGCCATCGCGTCTTTCCCTTTCCATGCCAATGCCGGTTGCCGCACCGGCAGCTAATTCCTCCGCAGCGCCATCGCCGCCCGCTTTGCAAACCACGACCGCCGCCACCTCGGCTGCGCCCCTGCCCCGCCGCGGCGCCGCGGATGGCCTGGACGTGAAAGCGCCACCCGGGACCAGCCGCAGCTATGCCGCCAAGGTCCGATCCTGGCTCTACGCCCATAAAATCTATCCCCGCCGGGCCCGGATGCGACGGGAGGAGGGGCGGGTGCAGGTTCGCTTCGTCCTCGACCGCACCGGCATGTTGCTGGAGGGTGCGATCGTCCAGGGATCGGGCAATACCGTGCTGGACGATGAGGCCGAAGCGATGTTGCGTCGCGCCTCCCCCTATCCTGGCGCACCGGCCGAACTACCGGGCGAGCGCATCGAGTTTACGGCGCCGATCATATTCACCCTGCCAGCATAG
- a CDS encoding TonB-dependent receptor domain-containing protein codes for MKTKLPMLLGTALMVTPTQALAQDDADAPETTRLALDRMVISAGTEKVAIDTPQAVSTLDQDDIDQVQATTIGDLLEGMPGVNVQGGVGQLGQGFNIRGMGTAIGDSDNRILLTVDGVTKFYEQYRMGALFTEPELYKRIEVLRGPASSTLYGAGALAGVVNFTTKDASDFLDDGDPLAVRLKAATETNAQAHTLSGIVAVQPTEGVELLGSYNYRRTDDYKSGNGDTVAASATLSDSWLVKGRVAIGGNKKHAIGASYQDWISDAPQVYDQISAATGAALMRRRVHDKTAVLGYVNDFDGSKIFNVEAQVAYSLSKVHQTETTFLGPLAYSDFSYESWQAKVQNTSEFAMGGDWTTFLILGGQWSEQKRRNPRVALNGTVTPGAGTHPEGDMSRYGLFGQLEIVWSDKLTITPGVRVDWTDLTPGDTVVGGTTLTDKVKDSGVSPKLAALYNFTPWFGLFGSVARTVRMPNIDEIFTRSATRPNNPDLRPEKSDNVEVGFTFSFDDMLGKGDHFRAKTTLFQNDVKDLIVNVTAAAGTPYFQNINRSRFKGLEVEAEYGMGGFFARGNASFIDGKNRLTGDYLNTVPANDYRLTLGYADAASGLSGGWTGEFAERQDKVTTGAFASAGSGLPTPGYTVHNLFFAFKPQSGAARGFEFRIAMDNVFDKHYRRHLSSLAAEGQSFKFTVANTF; via the coding sequence ATGAAGACCAAACTGCCGATGCTGTTGGGAACCGCGCTGATGGTTACGCCGACACAGGCCTTGGCGCAGGATGATGCCGACGCGCCGGAAACCACGCGATTGGCGCTCGACCGCATGGTCATCTCCGCCGGCACCGAAAAGGTCGCGATCGACACGCCGCAGGCGGTCAGCACGCTGGACCAGGACGATATCGACCAGGTCCAGGCAACCACCATCGGCGACCTGTTGGAAGGGATGCCGGGCGTCAACGTCCAGGGCGGCGTGGGCCAGCTTGGCCAGGGCTTCAACATTCGTGGCATGGGCACGGCGATCGGCGATAGCGACAATCGCATCCTGCTGACGGTCGATGGCGTCACCAAATTCTACGAACAATATCGCATGGGCGCGCTGTTCACCGAGCCTGAACTCTACAAGCGGATCGAAGTGCTGCGCGGCCCGGCCTCCTCGACGCTCTATGGCGCTGGCGCGCTGGCGGGCGTGGTCAATTTCACAACCAAGGATGCATCCGATTTTCTGGACGATGGCGATCCACTGGCGGTGCGGTTGAAAGCGGCGACTGAGACCAATGCGCAGGCGCACACCCTATCGGGTATCGTCGCGGTGCAGCCGACCGAGGGTGTCGAGCTGCTGGGCAGCTACAACTACCGGCGCACCGACGATTATAAGAGCGGCAATGGCGATACCGTTGCGGCCTCCGCCACCTTGTCCGACAGCTGGCTGGTCAAGGGCCGGGTCGCGATCGGTGGCAATAAGAAGCACGCGATCGGGGCCAGCTATCAGGACTGGATCAGCGACGCGCCGCAGGTTTATGACCAGATTTCCGCCGCCACTGGCGCCGCACTGATGCGCCGCCGCGTTCACGACAAGACCGCCGTGCTGGGCTATGTGAACGATTTCGACGGCAGCAAGATCTTCAATGTCGAGGCGCAGGTCGCCTACTCGCTGTCGAAGGTGCATCAGACCGAGACGACCTTCCTCGGCCCGCTCGCCTATTCCGACTTCTCCTATGAAAGCTGGCAGGCCAAGGTCCAGAACACCAGCGAGTTCGCCATGGGTGGCGACTGGACGACCTTCCTGATCCTGGGCGGCCAGTGGAGCGAGCAGAAGCGGCGCAACCCGCGCGTGGCGCTGAACGGCACGGTGACGCCGGGCGCGGGCACCCATCCCGAAGGTGATATGAGCCGCTATGGCCTGTTCGGCCAGTTGGAGATCGTCTGGTCCGACAAGCTGACAATCACGCCCGGCGTCCGCGTCGATTGGACCGATCTGACCCCCGGCGACACGGTGGTCGGCGGCACGACGCTGACCGACAAGGTCAAGGATAGCGGCGTATCGCCCAAGCTGGCGGCGCTGTATAATTTTACGCCCTGGTTCGGCCTGTTCGGTTCGGTCGCGCGCACCGTGCGGATGCCCAATATCGATGAAATCTTCACCCGTTCGGCCACTCGTCCCAACAATCCTGACCTACGGCCTGAGAAATCCGACAATGTCGAAGTCGGCTTCACCTTCTCCTTCGACGATATGCTGGGCAAGGGCGATCACTTCCGCGCCAAGACCACCCTGTTCCAGAATGACGTCAAGGACCTGATCGTCAATGTCACCGCCGCGGCGGGCACGCCCTATTTCCAGAATATCAACCGATCGCGCTTCAAGGGGCTGGAGGTCGAGGCCGAATATGGCATGGGCGGCTTCTTCGCGCGCGGCAATGCGTCCTTCATCGATGGCAAGAACCGGCTGACGGGGGATTATCTCAATACCGTTCCGGCCAACGACTATCGCCTGACATTGGGCTATGCCGATGCGGCGAGCGGCCTGTCGGGCGGCTGGACTGGCGAGTTTGCGGAGCGGCAGGACAAGGTGACGACCGGTGCCTTCGCCTCAGCCGGATCTGGCCTGCCGACACCGGGCTACACCGTCCATAATTTGTTCTTCGCCTTCAAGCCGCAGAGCGGCGCGGCCAGGGGATTCGAATTCCGCATCGCCATGGATAACGTCTTCGATAAACATTATCGCCGCCATCTTTCCTCGCTCGCCGCGGAAGGACAGAGCTTCAAGTTCACCGTGGCGAACACATTCTGA